The Lactuca sativa cultivar Salinas chromosome 2, Lsat_Salinas_v11, whole genome shotgun sequence genome includes the window TCACTACAAGAAATACAGTCATTAGCGGCGACGCCAATAGCGGCGACAACTacttttagcggcgacacatCAAATTGTCGCCGCTAAAAGTAGGTGTCGCCGCTATTGGCGTCGCCGCTAATGACTGTAGACACGGATCCACACTTTCACGTTCTGGTAAATTAAGACCGGTCGATCGTGTTTCTAATCCAACGGTGAGGATAATCGAAGAATACATAAAAGCAATATCGGCGACAAAAGTCGCCGCTAACTGTCGAAAAAAATCGCGCAGTAATGTTTCCCTCCTAAGTGTCGCCGGTATTGAAGGAAATCGCCGCTAAAGCCAAAATTGTCGCTGGTAAaggcgtcgccgctaaaggtcgaCGCACTTAACCCCAAAAATGTCGATCTTTTCCCATTTTTTCTTCTGTTTCACTGCAAATCTCGTTTCTTTCTCTCGTCTGCATCGCTTCCTTCAGCACTTTCGTCGATTAGAGTGGGATATTGTCACAGTTAGAAATTTTGGGTGAAGATACCATTGGTGGGCAAGGATTTTCCGGTGAGGACCAAGCTTTTTCCGGCGACACCAAGGATTTTCCAGCGAAACCAAGCTTTTCCAGGTAAATTTCCGGTCCATTTTCTCTTGTAACATTGATTTTAAGCTTATTGGAGTGGTtaattgcaaaaaaaaattacaatttcagtttttttGATTGTGTTCCCGACCACCACCCGCCACTACCGCCACCATTGGACCACCACACGCCACCATACGCCACCATAGGTTCTATTACTTCTATTTATTGTGACTGGGTATTTTGTATATTTGTGGGTATTTTGTATATATGTGTGCATTTGTGTGTGTATtttgtatatatgtgtgtatttcatatgtgtgtgaaatatgttatatgtgtgtgtatttcatatatatgtgtgtgaaaaTTGTGTGTATTTCATATATGTGTGTATAAAAAATACGTGTATATGTGattaatgtatgtatgtatttgtatgcagTTTGGATTGTGTTCATGGTTGTTTTATGTGTAtcaaaaatatgtatatatgtgtatattgtatgtatgtatgtatttgtattttgTGTGAAATATGTAAACTACAATGTCATAAtggaaaaaaagaaacaaaaaaacaagTAGGATGCTACAATGTCATTTGGTAATTTTTAGTTTGGTTAAAGTTAATAGGTTAACTTACAAGTTTAtaagttgttatttattatgtagtCGGAGAATCTTCGATCAATGTCCAACAATCCGGAGTCAACAGTGGAGCTTATAGGATGGAACAACGGTGGCGGAGATGATGACACGTCGTATTAGTTTTATCTTTTATTAGCATTTGTAGTATGACATAAATTTATaagaattttgttatttattttggtgtatGTATGATATTATAAAACTTGGATGTTATGTAATCGTGCTTCTGCATTTAATGTCACCATAAGAATAAAGACCTATAGGGACGACAAAAGTCGTCCCTGTAGCATGCAAAGTCGTCTCTGTAGATGTTTGAGACGACATGTCGTCACCATAGGCCTTGTCGCTTTACCTCTGTCGCTTCAGCTCATTTTATCGTCGCCATAGGTTTCGTTGCAATAGGTATACCTaaagagacgacatgtcgtctccaTAGGTCCACCTATAGCGTCGACTTGTTGTCACCATCGGTACACCTATAGCAACAACTTGTCGTCCCCATAGGTGTTGGATACAATTTACATCCTATCCTAATTATTTGTTTAACTTCCCAGAACTTTTACATAAAATAAGGCAAATTGTAAATTTAATTCTAAATCATTTCAAATATCATACAATCAAAAGCTTTAAAATATCTTACAATATCTTACACAATCagtttaaaaaacaaacaacctaACTTGAAATTGTTTAGATGTTTCATACAACACAATCAACCTAACTTGAAACTGTCATGGTTGGGCGTTTGGCTTTTGAGATAAGAACACTTGCTACATTTTTCACTTTTCTTCCAACACCCTCTTGTATTACCACTTCTTTGTCCAAATGCAAGCTTGAGGCATTCTATCTAAATACACCTGTTTAAACTGTATAAATAATAAGAATAACAATTCCCAGTTTTGAGTTCACCTACACTACTACAAAACTGGTTACACATTACTTTTAAAATAGGTATTATAACACGGTTATATGGCCGTATTCTAAGGGGGGAGTTTCTATTTGGGCTTGTGATTACTATTTATCAAATCCATTCAAGCTTCATACCTGAAGACAATTAAGTCAAACTCAGAAAAAATAGGAATAATCAAGCCATAATCATTACAAAATTGAGAGAACTTACTGCAAGATTGAAGCAACAACTAGAAAATTTAAATTGAATGTAAATGTTAAAGGTAGATGGTTGTTGACTTACCGCAAAACAAATTTGGCGACACCACGCAGGAATACACTTCATTGCACCATAATTAAGGCTGCAAATTCAACAGATCAATATAAGAAAAAAGGGTAACTAGAAATGCTAATCTTTATATAGCTATTTACAATTTTACATGATGATGCCTTTGAAACTTTTAGGTAGGGGAAATTAATTGTAATTACAACTTTAGGCATTCTTTGGAAAAAGAATTTCATATTTCAATATTGTGTTATGTTGGTTGCTCTCTTTACATCATTCCAATTTCCTTTCTAAGATTAAGTCCCTTGCTACATCATAATATAGATCATTCAGCCAAATAATTAAAGTAACCTTATAAGAAAACCATATCGGTTTTTCTGCATTTAACGTTATTTTGTATCGGTTTTCGGACAGCTGAGATTGGctgcttttaaaaaaaataaaaaacggcAATACCGGCGacactattagcggcgacataGGGCATTAGCGACGACTggagcattagcggcgacacgtAGCATTAGCAGCGACATTATCATTAGCGGTGACACGTAGCATTAGCGGCGACTTTTTGAGCAATAGCGACGAGGCAGTAGCGGCTACACAATAGCGGCGATCTGTCGCCGGTAAAGCTATTAGCAGCGACTTGGTGAGCAATAGCGGCGACTTTTGTCGCCACTAataccttttttcttgtagtggaaaCACAAGAATCCTAACGATTACAATTCGTAATATTAAATGAAGGAATGACCAtaaatttaatttaatgtttCGGGTCATACCCAGATATATCGAATATAGTGATATAAACGATTTGTACTAATAGTCTAATACGGCGATATAAACGATTTGTAGGTAAATATATATATGCTTTaacaaattaatattttttatagaATCTTCACGCGTATCACGTTATTCGCATCATGGTTTCATAGGTATGCTTAGCCAAACTATGTATTTTCAATAAATAGTAGTTACTAAAGAATAATACGTACTAAGGggcatttttaatatttaaaatttaaccTTTTATCCTGAAAATTTGACCCTCCAAAATCCTTTTCTTGATAAAGTATTCGGTACGTATTAGAATTTCATCTCCATCTCCACTATAAATATGGAGAAACACCATCACGATTCAAGCACAAGTAAAAGAAGGATCCATCGATATGGATATCATATCATTCTTCCCTTCATGGATTCTTCCAACAACATTACTTCTCTTCTTTACTTCCATCTTCATGTATGCTCTTCGAATGAGGAGGTCATCCATCAGGCTTCCCCCAGGCCCTAAGAGGCTTCCAATAATAGGGAACCTTCACCAAGTGTTGGGTAAAGAGGGTGTCCATCAAACCCTATGGAACCTCTCCCAGACATACGGCCCAGCTATGCTTCTTCATTTTGGAGCCCAACCATTCCTCGTCATTTCCTCTACTGAAATGGCTACTGAAGTCTTAAAAACTCATGATGAGAAGCTGTGTACGCGTCCGTACTCTAAGGCTACCAAGCTACTGTCATTTAACTACATGGACGTTGCCTTCTCACCACACAGTGATCATTGGAGAGACATGCGCAAGGTTGTGGTATCTGAGTTCTTGGGTGCTAAAAGGATTAGATTATATAAAAACATGATGGAGATTGAGATGGAGGCTGTCATTCGTTCTATCTCATCACATTCCTTAAACACTACAGTAAACCTAGAAGACATCCTCTTATCTCTAGTATATGATGTCGTGGGTAAGGTTGCATTTGGTAACAGCTATAGGGGAAAGACTTTTAATGGTAGAACATTGAAAGATATAGTCGAGGAGGTACAAGTCATGGGTGGTGCCTCATTTTCGTTTATTTTTCCAACATTTGGTTGGATTTTAGACGAATTAACAGGGTGGAATCGCAGGCTACAGAAATGTTATACTGATTTTGATGGCTTTCTCCAGATGATTCTTGATGATCATCATGACACAAAAACAAGTGGTCATGTAAATGATTTTGTTGATGACTGTATGTCTCGGTTGACTACCGAGGAGATGAAAGCACTTGTGATGGTAAACAACACATTTAAATCCTTTTCTATATATTTGCATACATTTATTTCATGGTTTTCAGTTTCAAGcatgttgttgttttttttttctcatgaAATTATTAAACATCACTGcagaatgtgcttgagggagcaGTTGACACAACTACTATAACAATGGTTTGGGCTATGTCCGAGCTCGTTAAAAATCCTAGAGTTATGGAAAAGTTGCAAAACGAAATTCGAAGATGTGTTGGAAGAAAATCGAAAGTAGATGAATCAGATATTACGAAGATGCCATACTTGAAAATGGTGGTGAAGGAGACGCTAAGATTGCACCCACCTGCTGCTTTTCTGATGGGAAGGGAATGTGTAAGTCAATGTCGGATCGGTGGATATGACGTGTTACCTGGTATGAAAGTGATGGTGACTGCGTGGGGATTAGGAAGGGATCCAAGAATCTGGAAAGAGAATGCAGAGGAGTTTTATCCAGAGCGATTTGAAAACATTAAGGCTGATATCGGAGGGAAAAATTTTGAGATGATCCCGTTTGGAGGGGGGAGAAGAGCATGCCCTGGGAATAACATGGCTACTTCAACTGTAGAATTTACAATTTCAAACTTACTTTACTTCTTCAACTGGGAAACACCAGCCGGATTGAAGAAGGAAGATCTGGATATGAAAGAGAATGGCTTCCCGTTTCTTCGTAGGACGACGCCTCTTTACCTTGTCCCTACAAAGCACGACTGGGAAGACTAGGAATCATTTCTTCTTTCCATTAATGATATGTTGGACCTGGCGTGAATATACACCTCTTTGCCTGGTCAACATTTTAtgtaatttcattatcacaataaaATTGTACCCCATATCACTTCGAGTAACATGTGTATCCCATGCAACAGGATGTTTTTTTTTCCTGtattttttttcccttttttgAGTACGTACGTAATGATGTTCAAAAATTGTGAGAAATTAATTTTTCATCGTATAATGTAATTTTTTCACAATTTTTTACATAGATTAAATATTGAGTAAATTATTGAAATTGTAGTTGTGGTGGTGGTAAATCGTATATTTTGTCGGGATAATAATTTAAAATTCCACTACAAGAAATAGAgcttttagcggcgacaaatTAAAAAGTCGCCGCTAAAGGCTTGTGTCGCCGTTAAAGGCTAAATGACATTGATCCACTCTTTGACGTTCTGGCAAACACGAATCGTCCGATCGTTGTTCTAATCCAACGACTAGGGTGCTTGTGGAACGCATAAAGGAAATACTGGCGACTTTTGTCGCCGCTGATGATCCAAAATAGTCGCCGCTAAAGATAAAAAAAAGTGACGTATAAGCAAAAGCTTTGTAtttgaattttttaatttaaGTATAGTGTACAACAGAGAGGCGATTTATAGCCAAAGATTACAACCTAATGGAGATAATAAAGGAGCTTATACAGGAGATAAACATGCTAGACTTGACTAAATAATATTGACTTATGTATCACGTGATAATATATTTGGGAAATATATTATCGGTTAATACGCCCCCGCAAGATGGAGGATCCATCGGATACGCCAATCTTGGAACGTAATCGCTGAAATGGACCACGAGATAGTGGTTTGGTGAGagtatcagccagttgatcaaaTGTGTTGAAATGACGAACAATAAGAGAACCATCTTGGACCTTCTCCCGAACAAAGTGGTAGTCAAGGGCCACGTGTTTCATGCGTGAATGGTAGACTGGGTTAGCACATGAATAGGTAGCCCCGGTGTTATCGCAAAACAGAGTAGGAGCGGAATTGGATTTGATACCAAGCTCAAGTAACAGATTTTGAACCCACATGACTTCGGAAGCAGCATTTGCAAGCGCCTTGTATTCTGCCTCTGTAGAGGACCTTGAGACCGATTTTTGTCTTGCGGAGCGCCAGGAGATAATATTAGACCCCAAAAATAGTAGATAAGCAGTTGTGGAGCGACCCCCACACTCGATACCTCCCCAGTCTGAATCCGAAAAGGCAGTAAGATGAGTAGTAGAGTTCTTGTGCAGATACAAACCATGATGAATAGTGCCTTTAAGATAGCGTAGGACTCTTTTGAGGGACTGCCAATGAAGCTCAGATGGTGCATGCATGAATTGAGAGAGCTTGTTAACCGTAAATGAGATGTCGGGCCTAGTGAATGCCAGGTATTGAAGGGAGCCCACAAGTCTTCGATATTGTGTTGGATCTGTGCTTGCGGACCCGTCTTGCAAGGTGAGAGAGACTGAGGAGTTTAGAggagttgtgacttccttgtcACCTTCCATATGGAATTGTGCAAGCAAGTCATGCATATGACGATGTTGAGACAAGAATAAACCAGATGAGACAGGAATGACCTCTACCCCAAGAAAATGGTGAAGTGGACCGAGATCCTTGATGGAAAAACGTTTAGCAAGGGAGTATACAAAGGACTCGAGAAAAGTGGGATTGTTACCAGTAAGTACAAAGTCATCAACGTATACTAGAAGATAACTAATGACACCATGAGAATTGTATATGAAGAGGGACGGATCAGCTAAGGATTTCTTATAACCACTCGAGATAAGGAAGGAGGTAAGTTCAAGGTACCATGCACGAGGTGCCTGCTTGAGGCCATAGAGGGATTTTTTTAGTTTGCAGACATGATTAGGAAAATCAGGATGGGTGAAACCGGGAGGTTGAGACATGAAAACTTCTTCATGAAGAGTGCCATGGAGGAAGGCATTGTTGATATCTAACTGACGAAGTGGCCAATTGTGTGTAAGCGCGATGGAAAGGACAGTACGAATTGTTACGGGTTTTGTGACTGGACTGAAGGTGTCAAAATAATCTTTTCCATATTGTTGTAAGAAACCCTTGGCTACTAGTCTGGCTTTGTATTTGGAGGCGGTGCCATCCGGGTTGCGTTTTATGCGAAAGATCCACTTGCATCCGATAGGAGATTGAGTTGTTTTTGGAACAAGCTCCCATGTTCCGTTGTGAATAAGAGCATTAAACTCTTGGTCCATAGCTTCACGCTATTGCGGGTCTTTTAGTGCTTGGGTATGGGTGGTGGGTTCATGTGTTGTAGGAATGGGGTGTAGGGTAGTGGTATTAACAAAAGATGGGTTAAAATATTTTGAGTTTGGTTTGCGGATGCGAGGTTTTTGGGGCGGTGTGGGAGAGAGGTATGGGCTGGTTGTGGGTGAAGGAGGGGGAGACGGAGTAGGTTGAGGGGATGTTGGTGGAGGAGTGTTAGGTGTCAAGGGAGCAGCTGGGATGGTGGAGGTGTGTGGTACGGTTTCGGGTGAGGTAGAAACTGGTAGGGGTTCGAGTGGTGGAGGAAAGGTAGGTTGCTGATTAGAGGTGGGATTTTGTGTAGGAGGTGTCGGCTGGGAGGTGAAAAAGGTGTCATGGGTGGGCAGTTGTTCAATTGGAGTAGTTGGTTGATATGGGGATATAGTGGGTA containing:
- the LOC111916428 gene encoding parthenolide synthase — encoded protein: MDIISFFPSWILPTTLLLFFTSIFMYALRMRRSSIRLPPGPKRLPIIGNLHQVLGKEGVHQTLWNLSQTYGPAMLLHFGAQPFLVISSTEMATEVLKTHDEKLCTRPYSKATKLLSFNYMDVAFSPHSDHWRDMRKVVVSEFLGAKRIRLYKNMMEIEMEAVIRSISSHSLNTTVNLEDILLSLVYDVVGKVAFGNSYRGKTFNGRTLKDIVEEVQVMGGASFSFIFPTFGWILDELTGWNRRLQKCYTDFDGFLQMILDDHHDTKTSGHVNDFVDDCMSRLTTEEMKALVMNVLEGAVDTTTITMVWAMSELVKNPRVMEKLQNEIRRCVGRKSKVDESDITKMPYLKMVVKETLRLHPPAAFLMGRECVSQCRIGGYDVLPGMKVMVTAWGLGRDPRIWKENAEEFYPERFENIKADIGGKNFEMIPFGGGRRACPGNNMATSTVEFTISNLLYFFNWETPAGLKKEDLDMKENGFPFLRRTTPLYLVPTKHDWED